Below is a genomic region from Granulicella sp. L56.
GGTCTTCACCAACCTGATCACAAACGCCGCCGAAGCAGCCGGTCCCGGAGGCAAGGTAAGCGTCAGCCTCAGGCCACAGCCGGCGCTTTCCATCGACGGCCACAAGCAGGTGGCCGGAGCCACGGTAACGATTGCCGACAACGGCCTCGGCGTTCCGGCCGAAGTGCAACCGCACCTCTTCCAGCCCTTCTTCACCACCAAGGGCGAGCGCGGCACCGGCCTCGGCCTTTGGGTCAGCCGCGGCATCGTCACCAAACACGGGGGCACCATCGAGCTGGCCAGCGAAACCGGCGAAGCCACTCACGGCACCTCCGTAAGCGTCTTTCTCGCCACCAAGCCCACCATCAACGCAGGCGGCGACTAACACGCGATCTGCATGGGCCATGGTCTTCGTACTCACCTCGCATCCCTGCACGAAGAGCTGTCAAGTCCCCCATCGATCGCACGTTCCACGCAAACATAACAAAATAAATACCTTATACCCATAAAATAAATCCGCAAAAGCTGCAAAACAGTTTATCCCCATTCGTTAAAATGAAATCAGACTTAGAAAGAAGGCAAAAGGCCCAGCCGCAACGCCGGGCCTAACTCATTTAGATCGAATATTTTGCCTCTAAGCCATAAAGAATCAATATTTTGCAAACTTAAATTCACGTAAAATACTGATTCATTGAGAGATAAGGTAAAAGTACCCCCGGGGGGTGGGGGTCCCAAAAAGAGCTTAGAAAGTCTGCAGTGTCTCCGTCACAACGGCAGCCGCTCTCACGCAAGCTTCGTGGTCAACGTCATAGTGCGTCACAAACCGAACAGCATCAGGCCCAATCGCGCTCGCGAGAACGTCCTTCTCTCGCAGTTCCCGGCAGAACGCAGTCGCATCACCATCACGAAGATTGAAGATGACGATATTGGTCTCGACCGCATCCAAGTCGATCTCGGCATTCGGCTCAGCCGCAACCGCTTCTGCCAGCAGACGAGCATTGGCATGGTCGTCAACCAGCCGCGCCGTCATCTCATGCAGAGCGACCAGACCGGCAGCAGCCAGCACGCCGACCTGTCGCATCCCGCCGCCGAGCGCCTTGCGAAAGGCACGAGCACGCTCCATCGCCTCTCTGCTGCCCACCAGCATTGAGCCCGCCGGAGCGCCCAGCCCCTTCGACAGGCAGAACATCACCGTATCGCAGCCCTCGGTAAGCTTCGCTACGCCAACGCCAAGCGCCACCGAAGCATTGAAGATCCGCGCTCCATCAAGATGCACCGGCAGACCAGCCTCATGCGCTCCCTCGCAGATCTCGCGCATCCGAACCAGTGGCGTAACCGTTCCGCCAGCCATGTTGTGCGTGTTCTCAAGGCAGACCAGACCCGTCTGAGCGCGGTAATAGATCTTCGGCCCAATCGCCTGGCTGATCTGTTCCCATGTCAGGACACCGCGTTCCCCGGCAACGGGACGCAGTTGACACCCGGAAAACGCCGCAGCCATGGCCATCTCCCAGTCGAGCACATGCGCCCGCGCCTCGCAGATGACCTCCTGCCCATGCTGCGTATGCAGGCGAATGGCGATCTGGTTCCCCATCGTGCCGGTCGGAACAAAAAGCGCAGTCTCCCTGCCAAACATGGCAGCGGCATCGCTCTCCAGCCGATTGACGGTAGGATCTTCTCCATACACGTCGTCACCGACCTCGGCGGTAAACATAGCCTCGCGCATCGCAGGCGTCGGCCTGGTAACAGTGTCACTCCGCAGATCGATCATAAAACTCCTCTTCTGAACTTATGCGGCGGAGGTAACCAGCAATCGACTGAAGACCTCATTCGAGACCATGCGACCTCGTGCTGTCAGGCGAATGCGATCAGTCTCTAACTCCAGCAAGCCAGCCTCACGAACCTCCAGCAGCGCAGGCATCGCATCCTGAACCATCGCCTCGCCAAACTGTCCGCGCAGCAGACGAAGGCTGACGCCCTCATTGAGCCGCAGCCCAAGAAAAAGCGCCTCTTCAAAAGCCTGCTCAACGCCAATCACATCGAAATCCGGCTCAGCAGCGCTCTTCGAGACCTGACGAAAAGTCGACTCAGGCTTATTCATATAAGCGTCCATCTCGCTCGTATTCGCAAAACGTACTGCGCCGACATCCGTCAGCAGCATGGAGTGCGCATCGAGGCCAAAGCCGATATAAGGCAGACGCTGCCAATACTTGAGGTTGTGACGCGAAGCATGGCCCCGGCGCGCAAAGTTCGAGATCTCATACTGCTCCAGACCGGCAATCTCGAACTGCTCGCAAGCCATCTGGTACCAATCGGCGCTCTCATCCTCGGAAGGAACAGCCGACGCATGGTAACGCGTCCCTTTGGCGAGAACCTCTTCACCCAGGCGCGACTCTTCATCGACCTCCAGCATGTAAACGCTGACGTGCTGGACTTTACTGGCAATAGCCTGCTCCAGCGAATACTGCCAGCTCTCCCGCGTCTGGTAGGGAAGCCCTGCGATCAGATCGATGCTGATGTCCCCAACCCCAGCGTTGCGAACCCGCGCAATCTCCGCCTCGCACTCCAGCCGCGTGTGCAATCGGCCAACCGCTGCCGTCTCGCGATCCACAAAGGATTGCACCCCAAAGCTGACGCGGTTCATGCCCAGCCGCAGCAGTTCGTCCAGCGTCTCGTCTGCAAGTTGTCCCGGAGCGCACTCGAGCGTTATCTCAGCGTCCCGCGCCAACTCAAACTCGTCGCGCAGACGTTGAAACATCTGGCGAAACTGCGCCGCGCTCAGCAAACTCGGCGTTCCGCCGCCAAAGTAGATCGAATCCACCAGCTCTGGCAATCGCGCCCCGGACTTCATTGCCGCATCCCGCGCCGCGTCAATCTCATCACACACACGGTCAACATAGTGCTGCATCCGGTCAGCGGCGAACACTCCCGAGGCAAAGTTGCAGAAGGTACACTTCGCCTTGCAGAAAGGGACCGAGATGTAGACTCCAGCCGTTGTAACCATTTTGCCGAAAACGCCTCAAACAATTGTTTCACGAAGGCTGCTTCAGACGGCAGTAAGCCTTCTATGCTGCAAGAGGTGACTAAGAGGTAAGACTATGCTGCGATTTCGCCCACTCGCTACTGTCGATGTTCTTCTATTCATGCTTGTCCTGATCTCCGGACAAGCCACCGCTCAAACCGCGCCGCAGCGCTCTCCTGTTCTGGTGGAGCTGTTTACCTCGGAAGGCTGTTCAAGCTGCCCGCCTGCCGATGCCCTGCTTGCAAAGCTTGAGCAGGTCCAGCCAATCGCCGGTACAGAGATCATCGCGCTTGGCGAGCACGTCGACTATTGGGATCAGCTTGGCTGGCACGACCGCTTTTCTTCGCATCAATATACAGAGCGGCAAAATCAGTACCGCTTCCGCTTCCATCTGGACGATGTCTACACGCCGCAGATGGTCATCGACGGCACCGAGCCGTTTGTCGGCAACGACGCGCCCCATATCGTTCGCGCCATCAGCAGTGCAGGCAATACAGCCAAGATCAACCTCGCGCTCTCAAAGGCAGCCGTGGAGGGAAGCCGCGTCTCGTTTACGGTCTCCAGTTCAACCCCACCGAATTTGCTCTCCAACGCAGACCTTTATGCCGCGCTCGTCGATCCTACCGACACGACAAATGTCCAACGCGGCGAAAACAAGGGGCAGGTTCTCCATCATGCTGCTGTGGTTCGATCGCTGCAAAAGATCGGCAAGCTGAACGACCTAGCATCGGGCCCGTTGCACGCACAGCTCGTTGCTCCAGCAAATTCGGAGCCTGCAACCATGCGGATTGTTGTATTTGCACAACGTCCGGACGAGGGCGCTGTCGTGGGCGCAGTTTCCATGCCTGCGCGTCAATAACTAGAGAATCCTGCTCTCGCCCCAAGCATCTAGAATAGAGATACTTAGATGGCTGACGAACAGAACTCAAAAAAAGCGAAAAAAGAAGCCGCGAAGAAGGCATTGCACGACGACGACATCGTAGGTAAAGCCTATGACGGTCGTCTTATGCGCCGTCTTCTGACCTATTTGCGCCCCTACAAGCTGCAGGTTGCGTTCTCCGCCATCGCCATCATCTTCAAAGCCGCAACCGATGTTGTTGGCCCGTATCTGGTCAAAGTTGCGGTCGATACTTACATGACGAAGACGCCGCCGGAAAAACTCTCCTGGCTGGCCCACCACCTCAGTCCAAAACCGATGGCAGGCATCACCCAGCTCGGCCTGCTCTACCTCAGCGCGCTGCTGATTACCTACGTTCTCGAATTCGTTCAGACCTACCTGATGCAGTGGACCGGTCAGAAGATCATGTTCGATCTGCGGAGCCAGATCTTCCGCCATCTTCAGCGCATGCATCCCGGCTTCTTCGACCATAATCCCGTCGGCAAGCTCGTCACCCGCGTCACCTCCGACGTGGACGCGCTGAACGAGATGTTCACCTCGGGCGTCCTCGCCATCTTCGAAGACATCTTCGTCCTGGCCTTCATCGTCATCATCATGCTGCGCATGAGCTGGCCGCTCGCTCTGCTGACGCTGGCCGTTATCCCTGCGATTCTCTACATCACCGGCATCTTCCGCAAGCATGTGCGCGAGAGCTACCGCCGCATCCGTTCGGCCATCGCCAAGATCAACAGCTACATGCAGGAACATGTCAGCGGCATGTCTATCGTGCAGCTCTTCAACCGCGAGCAGCATGCCTTCGACGAGTTTGCCTCGGTCAATCGCCTACACATGAACGCCTTCAAAGACGCCATCTTCGCCTACGCCCTCTACTATCCAGCAGTCGAGCTGCTCAGCTCCGTCGCCATCGCTCTGGTCGTGTGGCGCGGCGGCATGGGTGCCCTCTTCACCGGCGCTCCTCTCGCCGCAGGACTGCCGTTCTACGAGTACCTCCTGCATCCAATGCGCGCACCGGGCGCGACGATCACGCTCGGCGTTCTCATCGCATTCATCCAGTACGCGCAGCGCTTCTTCCGCCCCATTCAGGACCTCAGCGAGAAGTACAACATCCTGCAAGCGGCCATGGCCGCCAGCGAACGCGTCTTCAAGCTGCTGGACTCTGAACCCGAGATCCTCTCGCCCCCGAAACCCATCGAAGGCGACCGCTCTGGACGCGTAGAGTTCCGCAACGTCTGGTTTACCTATCAGACCCTCGATGAGGCCCAGCGCCTTCGCGTGGCATCGGCAACCGAAGACGAGTTGCGCGGCTATGCCGACATCGAGTGGATCCTCTGCGGCGTCAGCTTCGTCGTCGAGCCGAACGAGACCGCCGCTATCGTCGGCCACACCGGCGCGGGCAAGACGACCATCATCAGCCTGATGATGCGCTTCTACGATATTCAACGCGGTAGCATTCTTGTAGACGGCATCGACGTACGCCAGCAGGATATGCACGCCCTCCGTCGCCGCTTCGCCGTCGTGCTGCAAGACCCCTTCCTCTTCACCGGCACCATCGCAGACAATATTCGCCTCGGCTCCAAGTGGGTCACGGACGAGCGACTGCAGCGCGCCGCCGACGAGGTCAATGTGGGCGACTTCATCCGCTCTCTCCCTCTGCAATTCGCCGAACCTGTTCAGGAGCGCGGAGCCACTCTTTCCACCGGCCAGAAGCAGCTCATCAGCTTTGCCCGTGCGCTGGCCCACGATCCCGGAATCCTCATTCTGGACGAGGCCACCTCTTCGGTCGACACCGACACAGAACTCCGCGTGCGCGGCGCACTCTCACGCATGGTCACAGGGCGAACCTCCATCCTCATCGCCCATCGGCTGTCCACGATTCAGCGGGCTGATACTATCCTGGTCATGCACAAGGGACAGTTGCGCGAGCGCGGCACCCATCAGGAGCTGCTCACACATCGCGGCCTCTATTGGAAGCTCTACCAGTTGCAATACAAAGACCAGGAGATGCCGGCAGATGCCGCGCTGCCCTCCCAGCTTTCTGACGCAGTTCTCCCCTGATAGAGTAGTCAAGCGAACAAGAGACGAACGTGGCAGAAAGCAATCCATCTCCGCGCATCTTTCTCTCCGCCGGTGAAGCCAGCGGGGACTACTACGGCGCTCAAATCATCGACGAGCTGCGCACCCGTCTGCCCCAGCTCACCTGTTTCGGCCTCGGTGGCACCGAGATGGCAGTCGCCGGACTCGACCGCATCGTCCGCGCCGAGGATGTGGCGCACATGGGCATCACCGAAGTCATCCGCCATATGCCGCGTATCTATGGCGAGTACCGGCGCCTGGTCGCATCCATCAAAAAACGACGTCCCGACGTTGCCATTCTCATCGACTTCCCAGACGTCAACTTCCGGCTCGCCCGCACACTTCGCAAGCTGAACATCCCGGTTGTGTATTTCGTAAGCCCTCAGCTTTGGGCGTGGAAGCGGAAGCGTCTGCGCTGGGTACAGCAGCGCGTCAGCCGCATGATGGTCATCTTCCCCTTTGAGGAGAGCTTCTATCGTGCGCGCAACGTCGATGCCACCTTCGTCGGTCACCCGCTGGCACAACTGCCGCTGCCCGACATCACCCGAGCGGAGTACGCCACAAAATATGCGCTCGACCCTGCGAAAAACTGGATTGCCCTGCTTCCCGGCAGCCGACGCAAAGAGGTGCAGCTCAACCTGCCCGAGATGCTGCACGCAGCCGCTATCCTGAACGCTCAGGGCAAATATGAGTTCGTCATCCCGGTGGCCTCAACGGTAAACAACTCGTACCTTCTCAACTTTCTGCAAGACCCCATCTACTACAGCGCAACCAAGCCGAGAGTTACCCTGGTCGACGACGCGCGCGAGGCGCTTCACCATGCCCGCGCCAGTATCGTCGCCAGCGGCACAGCTACCGTACAGGCGACCGTCATCGGAAACCCCTTCATCGTGGTCTATCGGGTCTCTCCGTTTACCTTTGGTCTCGCCCGCCGCCTTATCCGCTATCCGCTTGAGATCCCGACTGAAAAGGACAAGGACGGCAATCTCCCCATCGCCATGGTCAATCTCGTGGCGGGCAAGCGCATCGTGCCCGAACTGCTGCAGACCCGCTTTACCGCAGAAAACGTTGCGGCAACCCTCGCCCCTCTCCTGGCCGACAGCCCTCAGCGCGAGCAGATGCTTATAGACCTCGCCGAGGCACACTTCAAGCTGCTTCCAGCCTCAGGATCAGGCTCTATCTTTCAGGTTTGCGACGCCGTGGAAGCCCTGTTGGGACAGACCCCAGCCGCAAGTGGCCGAATTTCAGCGACAAGCGTCTAACATCACGAAGGCTGTACCATTATTTTTTGAGGATCTTCGCCCGACATGCACCTACCCTCCCGGTATCTTCGAGTTCTGGCCACGGCCGTGTTTCCCGCGTGCATTCTCGCGGCTCCCCTATGGGCAGCGCCCGCCAGACCTCAAATGCACGTCACCGGCTACGTCATCACGGCCGACCTCGATCCTGCGGTGCATCACCTCACGGCGACGGCCGCCGTAACCTTTACGGCGCTTGAAGATCTCACCTCGCCCATCTTCGAGCTGAACAACGGGCTGCAGATCACCAAGGTCACAGACGCAAGTGGCAAGCCGCTCGAATCGGAGCGCCTCACCGGCAACAGCACCGTGCGCTTTACCCTGGCCACGCCGATTCCCAAGGGAACCAGCACCACCTATAACTTTGAATACTCCGGCACGCTGACCGGCTCCGATACCAGCCCGGTCAGCGGAATCAAGCTGGCCTCGATCGACGATCCCATCAGCATTCTGCTGTATCCCGGCGCATGGTTCCCCATGACCGGCCTGTACACCGACCGCTTCACCGCCGAAATGCACATCCGCGTGCCTTCCGACGAACGGGTAGTCGGCAGCGGAGTCGCTGGGCAGAAAAACCTCCCCGGCAATCGCACCGAATACGATTTCAATTGGACCAAGCCCGGCTTTCCCGGAACCATCATCGCCGGTAAATTTCTGGATCCTGCCGGCATATCGGGCGTCAACAACATCCACGTCTACGTCACCGACAAGCGCAAGCCCTTCGCCCTCGACTTCGCTCACACAGCCGACAGGGAGTTTGAGTTTATGACCAGCAAGTTCGGTCAGCCAGAGTCCCCCATCCTGAACCTCGTGGAGCTGCCGGACGATGCTGTCTCAGCTGCCTGGGCACCGGAGGTTGTGGCAATCGGAGGCGGTCGCATCGCTGCACGCAATGCCCAACGGCTCATCTCCAACACCATCGCACATCAATGGTGGGGCAGCGAGGTCTCTCCCGCGACCATGAACGACGCCTGGATCACCAATGGCATGTCGCGCTATGCCGAGCTGATGTATCTCGAAGATTCAGCCGGGAAGACCGCATTTCAGTCCGCTATCACTGATGTCTCGGCAGGCGCTCTGGCCTACGATACGGTTCCGCTGACCACTCTCGGACGCCTCGATCCGTTCTCGCCACAGTTCCAGTCCATGACCCTCGAAAAAGGTGCGATGGTCTTCCATATGCTCCGCTGGGAGATGGGCGACGACACCTTTACCCAGTTCCTCCGCGGCCTGCTCTCGCAGTACACCGACAAATCGATACGCAGCTCCGATGTGCAAACCGTCGCCGAAGCCCAGTCGCATCTGCAACTGACTCCCTTCTTCTCGCAGTGGATCGATGGCACGGGAGCACCGGCCTTTGGAGACAAGTACACCGTCTTTCGTCTGGGCGACAATAAGGGCTTTCGTACCGTCGGCGCCATCACTCAGGACCTCGACCTCTTTAGTATGCCGGTGGAGCTGCGCATCGAAACTGACGGAAAGACCGAGATCAAGCGCATCGTCGTAAGCGGCAACGAGTCCCAATATTCCATCGAAACCTTTGGCCGTCCTCGCCATATCGGTATCGATCCAGACAACTGGTTGCTGAAGAGCACACCCGATCTTGCTGTGCGCGTGGCCGTCTTACGCGGGCAGGAGCAGGTCGCGCAGGGCGATCTCACCGCCGCTCTGGTTGAGTACCAGAAGGCCCTCGACGCCAATAAGAACAGTTCGCTCGCCGCCTACCGTATCGGCGAAGTCTTCTTCATGCAGCGCAACTATCAGTCCGCGGCAAACTCCTTCCGCGATGCTCTGCGCGGAGACGGCGACCCCAGATGGGTCGAAGTCTGGAGCCACATCGAACTGGGTCGCATCTTCGACCTGACGGGCCAGCGCGATCGAGCCGTCAACGAATATCGCCTCGCTGTACAGACCAATGACAACACCCAGGGTGCGATCAACGAGGCACGCGCGCTGATGCAGAAACCGTACAAGCGCCCGGCCGAGCAAGATTAATCAGACGAAGGTTTGACGCGTTACGTTATTCATACCTGAGCGCCTCAATGGGATCGAGATTGGCCGCCTGTATCGCCGGAATCATTCCGCTCACGGTCCCTACGATGACGAGAACGACGGTCGCCAGGATCACAATATGCGGCGAGATCAGCAGATAGATATCCGCCGCACTCGCATTGGCCGCAATCGCACTATAGAACGTGATGCCTCCCACGACTTTACTGACTCCATAGGCCAGGGCAATGCCCGCTACTCCACCAACTCCGGTAATCACCAGGGCTTCGGCAAGAAATTGCAGCAGGATATGGCGCTTCCGTGCCCCCAGTGCCTTCTCCACGCCAATCTCTCTCGTCCGCTGTTGCACGCTGACCAGCATAATGTTCATCAGCCCAATACCGGCGATGCCCAGCGTCAGCGTTCCGATAAAGAGCAGCAGCACCTGCAATCCCAGCGATATGATGCGGAACTGCGCGAGCTGCTCCATGATGTTGGCCACCCAGATCGCGTTGTGGTCTGTTGGCCGAAAGGCGTGCGATGCTGCGAGCGTATTTCGCAAGGCGTGCTCCACGGCCTTCGGGTCGCCACGATAGTTGAACCAGATGCCGTCGAGATATTTGGCATCTTTGATATCGCCCATGGTTGAAAACGGGATGTAAGTAAGGCGATTGATGTTGTCATCGCCCTCCTGCATCTTGGGTTTCAGAACACCGATCACTTCAAAGCTGATACCGTTCAACCGGATTGTCTGGCCCAAAGCGAAGATGCCGGAGTAGAGCTTCGACTTTGCCTGCGACCCAATGACCGCAACATGGTTTCGCTGTTGCAGATCGGCTTCTGTCAGAAACCGTCCCTCGGCCAGATCCATCTTCTGAATGTCCTGAATCTCGGGGGAGACGCCATCCACCTCCCACGTATAGGTGTGCAGATCGTTCTGCACCGGAACTGACTTCCAGAGCATGGGCGACGTATGCAGAACGCCGGGAACTGTCTCCCGGATGCGCTCCACATCTTCCATCTTGAGGCGAACCGGTACACCAGCCTTGGTGCCGCCCGCCTGCTCGCTGGTGGTGCCGGGAAAGACGCCGATCATGTTGGTGCCGAACTGAGCGAAGATCGTCTCGAAGGCGCGCCCGAAGCCTGCGCCGTAGGCCAACAGAAGAACCACCGTGGCAATGCCCCACGCCATGCCGACGATGGTGATGGCGGTCCGCCGTCCGTTGTACTGCATCGCTTCCATCGCTTGTCCAAAGATATCTCGCAGCATCGCCTTACTCCTTGCGCAGCGCCTCAACCGGCTGCATCCTCGCTGCTCGGCTCGCCGGATAGATGCCAGCGATTACGCCGCAAAGCACAAGTGTGCCCATCGCCATCGCCGCCGACCATGGCACCAGCCGCGGTGGATCGAATCCCATTTGGTTGTCTCCCATCGCATGTCCCAGCACCAGCATCAGCGTGGCCGCGCCCGCGATTCCGATCAGACCGCTGATTCCGGTCAACATGATGCCTTCTAGAAAAAACTGTATCAAGATACTGCGATTAGTCGCTCCCAGCGCCTTGCGCAAGCCAATCTCCTTGGTACGTTCCGTCACCGTAACCAGCATGATGTTGATAATGCCAACCGCGCCCAGCGCGAGGGTAACGATCCCCACCCCCCCGAGAAAGACATCCATTGCCGTGAAGATCAGGCCGACGGTCTTATTTGCCTTGATAGTGTCCCACTCTTCGAATGCATCCGTCAGGCTTGGATCAAAATCATGCCGCTTCGCAATAATGCGATGCACGTCCATCTTCGCAGCCTCATTCATGTCCTCGGCCGTGGGCTGATATTGGATGGAGGTAATAGCATCGGCGGGAATATTTTCGCCGAGAATCGGAAAGAGCTCGAGCATCGTCGACAGCGGAATATAGACCCTCTGGTTGTCGCTATCGTTATTGCCTCGCCCGATCTTGGGTGCGACGCCAATTACCTGAAAACGATATCCATTCAGCGTGATGAAAGACCCGACCGAAGGCCGTCCCGGAAACAGCAGCTTATTATTTTTTTGCCCCAGAAATACGACCTGCCGATGTTGCGCCTCGTCGCCGGCGTCGATCCAGCGGCCTTCGGCGACGGGAAGCTTGCGAATCTGAGGGTAGTTCGGCTCTGCACCCAGAACTGAGCCGCCCGCGCTTGAAAACTCGCTGACCTCCTTCAGATCGCCGCGATCGATGAACGCCGTCGCATTGCGAACATGGGACGCCTCTGCACGAATCGCCTCGGCATCGCTCAACGTCAGCTTGTAGGGCCGCATGCCCGTATGCTGGTTCGGCAGCGCGGGCACAGTCCCGCTGAAGAGCATGATGACGTCCGATCCCAGCTCAGACAGTCCTCGGCGCTGCCCCGAGCGGAATCCCTCCCCCAACCCGATCAGCAGCAGCAAGGAAGCCACACCCCATGCGATGCCGAACATCGTGAGGAACGATCGCAGCTTGTTAGCTCCGATCGATTGGAATACCTGGGCAAAGATGTCGAGAAGGGCGCGCATGACGATGGTTGGACTTCATTCTCCACCTTACGTTACGCAAATCCCAATCAAACAGTTCCGAATTCTGATTTATTTACTGATTTCTACGAGGCAGCTTGCGTCTGGTTTTTCATCAGCACGGGAACGTCAGGATCTGGCTCATTCTGCACATTCATGCGCAGCGAACGCAAAAAGTCACCTGTCGCCGCCAGTGTGGCTGCATCGGCAGATGCCGGGTACAGCAGACGCACCGCTGACCCCAAGCCTGCGACACCCGTGAAACCTCCACGCACGGCAAAACACCGCTCAGGACGATACACGCACGACGCCAGGTCCGTAATGCTCAAGGCGTCACTAGGCGTACACAGAATCGTCTTTGGCGGAGCCATCCGGTCGACCATGCTGAAGATCTCCAGCTTCGATTCCAACTCATCTGGAACAAAATCGACGGCAATATCCGCCACGCGGACGGCGTCTTCGACAGTCAAAGCGAGGTCGAGGCTGCCCGGAGAATCGCGCAGGTCCATCTCGGCAAAATCCGCCTCAGCCCGGCGAAGATTTGCCGGCATCACATCTTCGAGCACCACATGAAATCCAGCGGCAACACAAGCCAGCGCAAAGCTACGGCCAGCCGTCCCAGCCCCTATCACCGCCACCGTCCGTATCTCGAACGGTGACGGGGAAATTGCTGGCTGCATTATTTTTTGCTCGCGACTGCGTTGATAACCGACTCGTAGCTCGGTTCAGACTGCTTGATGTGCTCGGAAACTCGTTGACGCTCATCCTCGGTCAGCGACGGCAGCACCGCAAGAATGCGGCGCAGCGTAACCGAAATATCGTCAACATAGTTCATCGTGCGGATGGCTTCGCCAGAAAGAGGCATGTACGCTCCTGAAAAGTTTAATGTGCTCTTCTTCAGTCTAAACGCTGGAGCCCGGCTCTGCCCGTTTATGGGCCTCGTCCTGCGGCTCACCTGCCGCAGGACCCTCTTTCGGCGCTTCATAGCCATCGCGGTCCGTCATCTCCATCAGCGCCGCCAGCTTGACAGCAAAATCCGGATGCAGCGCATTCAACCCATAGCGCCACGTCCAGTTCCCCGCCCCGGCTGCGGGGGTATTCATCCGGCCCTCGCTGCCGAGGTGCAACACATCCTGCATCGGGAAGATGCAGAGATTCGCCACCGATCTCGCCGCCGCACGCATCATAGCCCATACGATATCGCCCTCGTGTTCAATTGTTTGCAGATAAGTCTGCGCGTGGGTCTTTTCCATCTCACTGGCATCGTCGCGCCACCAGCCCAGCGTGGTGTTATTGTCGTGCGTTCCTGTATAAACCACTGTGTTCTGAATAAAACGATGCGGAAGGTAGAGATGGCTACCCCGATCCGAAAAGCCAAACTGAAGAATTCGCATTCCCGGCATACCAAAGTGCTCACGAAGCTCATCTACCTCCGGGGTAATCAAGCCAAGGTCTTCTGCGACAAACGGCAGATCGCCGAATACCTCTCTCAGCCGATTGAATAGTTCATGTCCGGGTGCCTTCACCCACAGGCCGCTGATCGCCGTCGGTTCATCGGCCGGAATCGACCAATATGCCTCGAAGCCACGAAAGTGGTCCAGCCTAATTGAGTCATAGAGCGTCAATGCACGTCGAATCCGTGCCACCCACCAGTCAAATCCCCGCTCCTTCATCAGGTCCCACTTGTACAGCGGATTCCCCCAGCGCTGGCCCGTGACCGAAAAATAATCCGGCGGCACACCCGACACCCGCGTCGGCTTCAGATCATCGTCCAGCTCAAATATCTCAGGATGCGTCCACACATCGGCACTGTCGTAATTCACAAAGATAGCGACATCGCCCAGAATGCGAACCTTCCGCTCTGCGCAGTACGACCGCAGCGCACACCACTGTTCGTTGAAAAAGAACTGAATGGCCTGCTCGA
It encodes:
- the malQ gene encoding 4-alpha-glucanotransferase, translating into MNVNRLSGVLLHVTSLPSYGGVGDFGPAAYAFVDFLAAAKQQLWQVLPLSPTGYGGSPYSALSAFAGNPLFISLERLVQEGWICAERIEGLTGHDGPADFVEAMRVKLPLIEEGAANFLDRAPDDVRARFQKFCKDNISWLSDYALFNVLRRMHGYVSWIDWPSEYARRKSDALTAVLNSHGRELAIEQAIQFFFNEQWCALRSYCAERKVRILGDVAIFVNYDSADVWTHPEIFELDDDLKPTRVSGVPPDYFSVTGQRWGNPLYKWDLMKERGFDWWVARIRRALTLYDSIRLDHFRGFEAYWSIPADEPTAISGLWVKAPGHELFNRLREVFGDLPFVAEDLGLITPEVDELREHFGMPGMRILQFGFSDRGSHLYLPHRFIQNTVVYTGTHDNNTTLGWWRDDASEMEKTHAQTYLQTIEHEGDIVWAMMRAAARSVANLCIFPMQDVLHLGSEGRMNTPAAGAGNWTWRYGLNALHPDFAVKLAALMEMTDRDGYEAPKEGPAAGEPQDEAHKRAEPGSSV